The Panthera tigris isolate Pti1 chromosome A1, P.tigris_Pti1_mat1.1, whole genome shotgun sequence region CTAAAGGAAGTCCTCAAGCTGGCATACAAGGTCCTCCATGACCTTGCAGTGCACTTCACATCTCCAATATCTCATTGTCTCTCCTGAATTCTCCCAAAGTTCCTGGGCCTGTTCTTCCCCATTACAGTACCAATCACAACTGTATTGTAATTAGGTAGCTATTCACCAGTTCCTTTCATTAGACTTGAGAGTCTCCTCTAAGCAGCAGTTGTTCCTCACAGATGTATCTTTCACACTTAATGCTAGTGCATTACGGATGCACTAAAAGATGCCAGTAAGTTATCTGctgaatgaaaatataatgtgCTCTTAAATGTTCATAGCTCcctaaaaaacatgaaattttagagcctggaaggtaggaaaaaaacaattctcatttcatcagaatatattttcttctaaaataaattctCAATCTCTGCATATCTGACTAGCCAGCCTAAAGTTCCTACAGTACTACTGAAATAAAACTAAGAGCCAAAAATCAAATGGTATCTTTTTGGACTAGAACTGGTTCCTAGACCAGATCATTTATGGATTTCTGTGAAACTAAAAATTTTGACTTCCTAGATTCAgaactgaaatttttttcttagggaTTTACAGAGAAATTACTCTTAGATATTTAAAATGGTGATGGATTCTGAATTATTTCAGATAGGAAGTAACCTTGGAAATAGAAGAGAATCACCTCTGTAACTCGAAATGCTCCATTTGTGAGGGAGGGAAGCATTCACAGAAAAGCagtatattttatgcttcttggaaGCTTTAGGTTTAATAATAGCTCTCCATTAACTACAAAAGCATTAGTTTAAAATGTACTACACAACATCGCTCAAGGTTGAGTCTTAGACGTTACTTCAATAGTACCCACAAAGAATGTACCTTAGTtagtttaaaagtttgtttttattttttaaaaatctgtatttttacccACTATATGTAGCGAACTGAATTTTTAAGAGatactttcttcttttacatAGATTATCTTAAGATATAAAGAACCAAATTACTCTTTGGTTTTGTTATAGGGGAAAAACAACACACAGTCTTTTAGTCAAACAACTTTGTGATATTTATATTCCATTGCACAGATATGGGTTATACAAATTAGTAACAcaagttatttcttaaattccaaacattttctaaaatattattacaGCAGATGTCTAGGATATTAAAACATCAAGGTGGAAATCATACTCTAAATAGTTAAATATGACACTGAAAATACTGCACATTTTAAttagaggaaaattaaaatgtgtgcTCAAATGCTCTAACAAACTAAGTAGCAGGGCAGCTAACAACTACTAATAAGTCACTGTGGTCCATTCTtacgtatgcatatatatgatttttctttagaTAACCCCTCCTCTGGAAAATGCATAATTCAAACGTAAAAATCTGGATAaatgatttaaagaaatttaaattcttcCTAACACATAAGATCTATGGTGTATTATTATCTATGACTTCATACAACTACTAATTCAAGATAAAAGACAGACACCAcacttggaaagaagaaaagatttttttaaagtaatggttTTAATTGAATTAATGAGATGAAAAGATAGTGAAGCCCTGTTTGCTACTTACATGAAAGaagatcttaaaaaataatcactgcACAAAATACAAAGGGTGGGGTTATGATGCAATATTAAATTTTTCTCCCACGTTTTTCTTGACTGTTCAAGGACAAATTACAGTTTCCACagcaaatttgttttcaaaatgccGAATTGTAACACAATTGCTGACTTCACGTTTCTGAATACCTGTTTGGagggaaaagtttttaaatttctggttcTTTAGTAATTCATATTAATCTTCATAgttattatttacatatacagAAATATTATACTCTATTCCATGAACTTCTACGGTTTGATTTTTTAACACTGGAGAAAATAATCTGCCTCTCTCGTCTGAACTAAGTATCTTCACAGATCTTATTAACAATGATAATGCCGCATATAAATTTATGACTTTGtagtggaaatgttctatatcttgactgtggtAGTGATTTGTTGAAACTAAGAAGTGCACACTAAAGAGGGTGTATTTCATTATACGTGTAagtctggctttttaaaaaaaatatcagctagaaagataattttaaaatgtaagaaatcaaGCAGGTTTCAGGTGACTCATCATCCAAGGTGAGAGAACATTATTAAGGTGCTAACAAAAAAGCCAGGAAAGCACTTTTACTAGGTGCCACAATTCCAAAGAAATCACACCACAGTGATTCAAGTGGCACTTCTTACTTTCTACAGCTTTGTCACatgtactttcattttatttttacaaagatcTTGAAAGGAAAGGGGGAGATACTGTCACTCTTgttttttaggtttaaaaaaaaaaaaggctaaatgaTTTGGCAAAGCCACATTACTTCTGTCAATGCTCTTAATTCTTTAGCCAAATTCCCTTCTAACTAACCTGACTATGATTATCTTCAACGTGATCCAAAAGGCAAACTCTCTGTTTAGAATCCAGATCCCTGAGCACACACCTGAAGAGCTCCTCTAGAGACCTTCTGGATAAGAACTCTCACACAATGTCACTGAACCAAAGTGGTGGGATGGAAGGCTGGACTGGGTGACTACATGGAACGTGAGCTGACAACATCTCAAGGCACTGACATTTCACATTCACCTATTCTATCTGAGAAGAGTGAATTTAGAATTTAGGTGATTCTCTGGGAATTTAGAAATACTATATAGTGATACAATATAGTTTTACTTTCTCACTCGTGGAAGCATATGATAACAGTATCAGCCTACATCTAAATCTAGGTTCAACACAACGAAGTAAAACAAACTTTGCTGCAAGCACTTTAACAGTAAAAAGTATTACCTTTGATGGTTTCTCTGCGTTGCAGTTTGTAAGTTTCCTTGTCATGGCACAGTCGGTAAATAAAGAAACCCAGGTGATCAACGTTTTCAATGCGATCGGTGATAACCATGTGTTCATGAATCAGATATGACTGAGGCAAATAGGTTCCAGCctacatttggaaaataaattctaTGAATACCTCAAAACATACattgaacagatgaggaaatgtgtgcaacagaggttggcaaactactTCCCACCACCTGTTTTTACACATAAAGTTTTACTGCAGTACAATCATGCGTATTTGCTTACATATTGTCTATGAGTTGAATAGTTTGCAACACAGATCGTACTTCCTAAAAGTCTATTACTGATTATCTGGCCcataaggaaaacaaagatatgatttaagaaattatattttatttcaaaatataaaaagggaaaaacccAAAACCACACATCTTAATTCCTCTTTATAAAATTCTTGGCTGTATTTCCAGTAAGATGGGCACTTACAGGGTTAATATCTCAACCATGAATTCTAAGATAACAGCATTATTAATAAGAAATATCTGAACATTTTATACCTTTATATTAATAAGTAACTCCAGTAGGTTTCTGGGTGGCATAACAATGGAAGTATTCAATGGAATCACATAGCACTTATCCAGATTAAGATCTAAATAGGCTGTgagtttctggaaagaaaaagataaattttcatTAGATTAATATTTGTAACATAGCAActgatttttaagaataatttgtACCATTAAAATGGGTTGGCTTTAGAATGTGTAAATCACTTGCATTTCAACAAATGAAGTATTTGGTGGGATAGGAACAGAAGGTAGtattgaaagaggaaaaattatcACTACTAGTAAACAAAATTCTTATCAGGGGTTTGTTTCTATAAGTGATtaacaaaaaactattaaaattaatagcCTTATCATCTGATTAAGAGATATAACCAGTTTCCTCACATGTAGTAAACCCCAATGCCCTCCAAGGTATCCATCCATTACATGTAAGAATTAACTTCTGTCCTATGCATCTAGAATAGTACTAGTTACTACCATCCTTAGAGAAACTGAAATAACAGTCAATTAAATGGTTTTCCGTGTTCTTGTGGTTCAGATGAGACTGTGGTTGAGAAGGATTATCTCATGGGATGGTTTTGAGGATTAACAGGAGTTCAATTAAATCATGTAAACACTTTGATTTCTACGAGCTCAGTGTTAGttattatttactatttgctTTGGATAGGCTTATTACCTTGAAGATATGTAATTTCTCAAACTACTTTATAAACACTTATCAGTTGTATTTATTAGGcatgaaatatttgcaaagctcAATTCAGTGACATGCCTGAATGTTCAAACTGGCAAACTATACAGAGATGCAAAATCCACAGATAATAGGTAAACTTccaaattttttaagaaaacaaaaaattcttgggaaaaaaattattggggGAATATAACTATTAACTAGATATTAAATAATACCATATTATCATGTTCACTTTCTTAGAGGTAATAAATGATATGGTTATGTAGACGTTATGTACAAGAGACAACAGCTCAAGTGTCTAGGGGTCAAGTGTcaaatgtgagaaaagaaattaagaaaatgtgataaaattttggaaataggTGGAGGATCTGGGATAGTCACTGTATTCTCACTTCACCTTTTTTGTATTGCATAACAATATTCAAAACTAGGgggaaatgtaaaatgagaacttaaaaatagattaataaaatgaTACAGAACTAAGATTactaatatttgaaaatgctACACAGAAATGGGAGCGTGAATCACCTCTTATCTAAGAAAATGAGAGCACGTAAGAAATAGCAATTTACTAGCAAAGGAGAAGCAGCCATAAGGTGGGCTTTAAGGTAAACACAGCCAAGGGAAGAAAAGTTAACATGGAAGAAGGCCAAGTCCATTGAGGGTCGGCTTCAGATAAAGAAATCCATCAAATGTTAGGGCATTTTGTAGGGAAGAAGAAACCcaagtccattttctttttaagtaaaaagtaaactctaaatagaataaatcagaaaatactgaaattaaaactgcaaaaagCACAAATTAAAGAACGTGCATTCTTTTTACAGTTCTAGACACCTGACTCACCTTGTTAAAATCATGAACAATGTTGGCAGGATCACTATCTGCAAATTCTGGGACAGGCACACTGATGAATTCAACCTCATCTTCCTCAAAGATCTTAATGTTTTCCTCAATTGTCTGGTAGCGAGCAGCCGGGGCATCTGCAGAAGGCTCGTTTAAGATGACATCATCTTTGATATACTTTATTCCACAGTAGTACACGTCATCTGGCTATAGAGAGTTTAAACACTATTTCAGCAATTCAGAGGGAGATAGGTTTTTAAATGTAAGCATTACTTAAGCTGCCACCGCTTATCTAAATAGCATTTTGCTTGCAAACTCTTACTTTTAGATGACAAGTCAGACAGTTTAATTACACAGTTAACACATTCTTTAAGACAGGGATTTGAAgtattgtaaaaaaaattgtttcagaaggagaaaagcagctgatttttcctttactttttatagtcgacaaaaatagaatataaaagcaATTATTCATCTGGTGACAATTAAATTTGAAGAAACACATAGGCCTACTTCTACCTGtaggcattatttttataaaagaatatattcagaaatgaatgttttttttctgaaatatacttttaaaactttttgataTGATTCACTGactaaatgatttttcttttagccaAAAAAAGGAGTcgtttttctgtaatttttacaGGAATACAAgtagttgtgatttttttcttaaaatgtattacaaTGAAGTGGAAAATAACAGGCAGCCTAACAGATTAGAGAAACCACtataaagattgtttttaaaaaatctacataaaGACTAGGTAGGAGCATGTAACAAGCAATATGTTAAGGCAAAAAAATATCTCTGGACAGGTAAttgcaaaatgtttttttctacatCAAATAtaattcttgtaaaaaaaaaaaaacggcatTGAAAAAGATGACTAGTATTTCAATAATGTCTACCAACATgcaattttcttgaaaattatagaaaatgaacatgaaatgtaTACATACTATGGCagaatgttcattattttaataaaatctatttgCCAACAGTttctccaaattttaaaatgttagaaaatataaaCCTATGAAATTATtgccaagagaaataaatcacaaaacacaGATCATAAATCATGAGTATCATGAGAAGAAAAATCTCATGTCTTAACCCACTAGGATTACTATTAAACACTCTCAAGTTATAAAACAACATTCATCCTAAATTACTTCAACATCACTGCTGAAGTCACGCAATTcttaaagagaaaccaaaaactgGGAAAGAGTCAGAGAGATGTGGTGCCAGTGAATTCAGTGCCCAGGAGCAAAGGCTACTGTAGGGGAGTCCAAACTGAGTATCAAGTTATAGTCTATCAACAAGACAACATGTGATGTTGTCTGATGTATTTACTCAATTGGCAATTAATAACATTATACCTTAGCCACTAATTATAGTAGGAAAATGAAGGTTAgtcaattttgaaaaatcatcCAATAATCTATACTCTTTAGTCAGCAACATTTCAAAACACTATTCTGCTTTTAGTGACTTTCCAAAAGGCTCAGCAAACTTACGTTCAGATTTTTACACACAACTCTAAAGTAGGACCACCACTCTGGCTAAAGGCCACAGACAAAAAGTGCAGGCTTAGAACAAATTTGGGCCAATTTTCTAATACATGTGAAGGAAAGGCAAAAAAGTCCTTAGCATTTTCCACTTACTTGAAGTGCAAAATATTTGTACAGGTATGCTCCTCCTAGAATGACACCTGCAAGCATAAATGCTAGTCCAAAGCACATGCACCAACACCAGGCTCTTCTTTGGCCAACTGGTACCACTTCATCTGGGTCCTAAAATATGAAGACCAAAAATGGTCAGTATCATATATCCAGTGAGAATCATAGAAAGGTCAGGATCGAAAGAAGTCTAAAAAGGATTATCATTTTATAAACCAAGATATAAAGACTCAGTTCTTTAATCAAAATCAACCCAGGAATTATTAGGTTGTGGTGCCAGAAGTCACCACAATGCCACTCAAGCTGAGCCATCAGTCTCTTGGGAGAGTTTTTATTCTAATTCTCAACACCTCTGCTACTCATACCTCTAGAACAATAACATAGTCTATAATTTCTATTGTCTGTGCACAACTTTTGGTGATTAAAATAtcttctaacatttaaaaattcaggaaagGCTACAACACAACTTCGTCATGAAGTATTATGGTACTGAGCCTTCAGTGTATATTACATTATACTATAACTTCGGTGTATATTACATTATActataaaattatgtattagCCTGCTACAGATGGCTAATAGTTCACACCAGGTATAAAGGCAATCCTAACAATACACAAGAAAAAGTAACAGGAAAATAAGGGACAGAACAAATAATATGAAACAAATTCTTTAAACAACTGgagtcttaaaaaataagacaaacttATCCATAAATAATCCCATAATTCCACTGTCCTACTCTAAAAAACATCCCcatttgacaaatgttttcatttttaagatagaagcagtagaaaaatgaggaaagattCAACAGAGAAAAACTTACAAAGGTAAGAGACATACAATtagttagaatttttattttgatccaCTCAAGGAAATAATTTAGCCTTAGAACGCCATCTGGGGTCACAATATCCAGTCCTTTAAATACTCCCTTTGCCCTTCTAACTCAGTTCCACTACTCTGTCACTACAGATTTACAGCTAATTTCTGATTTGTACCTAGGTTAATGTCAAAAAGGTGACAAACGAGATTAGTTGCTAGTGTTATCTAACTCATGGCTCAAGACACATAGTACAGACAGCAAAAGAAAAGCTCCAATTGACTGGAAACCAACATAATAAAAGATGTTCTAGTTAGTAGTATGTATGTACAGCCACTCAAGTACATGACTCTGATCTTTACTTGGAAAACTGAATATAGGATGGCTTAAGGGAGAAAGTAGACTTGACCCACACCTCTGCAGATAAATAcagggaatataaataaaaaggaagaaaaactatatGAACAATACTAGATATGGTTGAAGCAAGAATACAaccaagaaagaatgaaagtcaAGGTTATGTTTTCAATGCTAAGATGAGAAATTTCAACATGACACTACTGAGAAAAAGCCCAGTCCCAGACGTCCCAGTCAACCAAGAACAATTTAGAGCCAGACAGTGTGTGCCTAGGTTAACTGAGGTTTTAAACAGAATTTAACAATATAGAACAAATGCCTTATAACTTAAAGATTGGATCAAACACTGTGAGAGCGTTATGCTTTGCTGTAGTAGGTGAACTTGTCCAAGTACTGTACAAATACTTAACACAAGTGCACTACAAAATAGTGTGTAAAAAGAATAAGCCTAGAGTAATTTATCAAATCATGGAAGGTATTCCATCTGTGAACGGAAAGCTTTAAGAATTCCACAGAGTCATAAGGTATTATAAAACTTGAATGATAAAGTCTAGTATTTTGCTTGAGCCCCTGTTTGATATAAATATGTAAGGAGACAATAAACAGTTCCTAGCATAATTAATTTTAGGGtggaagcagggtgggggggatgaAAATGACAGATGGCAACAGTCATTTCCAAACATTTGGTATCAGCTGCTGAGACAGTCAAATGTGCGTACAACATCCACCCTGCTTGGCAAACTCCCTTCTCTAGTAGCACATAAATGAATACCCAAAGAGCATGGGCTGACACTTGTAAAAGAATATGCAGCCCCAAATGTCAAGTTGATGACAAATTTCTAGGCCTTTTGATATATCATTTTTAACTGGTCAGCaaacaataattttaagaaattataaatgtctactaGGTGCCAAGAACTGTACTAGGCACTGGTGTAAATAACCTCTGCCAAGAAAGAGATCATTCAGATCAGcctggaaaataaatatacaaagagaaCATAAACATGATATGGGTTCtaacagaaaaatggagaaaacagaaaaagggatGCTAGTGTTTGGAGTAGAGCTCCCAGAGGAGAGAATACTAGAGTGGAATGTTGAAGGACAAATGCTCATTACCCACGCGGAAGACAGAGTTAAAGGGCATTATATTTAGGGCAAAGAATGAGTAAAATCATGGAGCCAGAATGCACAGCATCTCCAAAGACCACATGTGGTATGGCTGAGTATCCAACATGGTGGGGAAGGTACAAGAACTAAGAATGgaggaccacctgggtggctcagttggttaaaggtccaactttggctcaggtcataatctcatcactcgtgagtttgagccacatattggactctgtgctgacagcttagcacggagcctggggcctgcttcagattctatgtctccttctctctctgcccctccctcgctcatgctctctgtctctctcaaaaataaacaaacattaaaaaaaaaattttttttaatcagaaactAAGGGTCTTTGGCCAAATTATAGATCCATGTCCATGCACCACAGTCATGTACTTCCTAGAAGAGTTATCAGATCTTCAAAGTCCatctaatctatttttttccttttattttctagtgATCATTTTCTACCTTGCATTAGAATAATTCATATacagatcttctctctccctac contains the following coding sequences:
- the ITM2B gene encoding integral membrane protein 2B, with product MVKVTFNSALAQKEAKKDDPKCGEEALIIPPDAVAVDCKDPDEVVPVGQRRAWCWCMCFGLAFMLAGVILGGAYLYKYFALQPDDVYYCGIKYIKDDVILNEPSADAPAARYQTIEENIKIFEEDEVEFISVPVPEFADSDPANIVHDFNKKLTAYLDLNLDKCYVIPLNTSIVMPPRNLLELLINIKAGTYLPQSYLIHEHMVITDRIENVDHLGFFIYRLCHDKETYKLQRRETIKGIQKREVSNCVTIRHFENKFAVETVICP